TTCAGCCTCTTCAAAATGCactaaaaattaacaaatttcTGCATGTATCCGTATCAGATGCACCAAATGCTTGCCCGTAGCCAAGTCTGTTTAGCATAGGAATTTTTTGCAACAAAAGATTGAAGTTCTTATGGTTTTGAAATTCTAAGCTTTGCACTCATTGTGTTTGGTTTTTCTTGTTGATGCTTTCTCCTAGTTCTCTCGCCATCAACCAGGTGTTATTCATGTCTTGGTCACCGGAGGTGCTGGCTACATTGGTTCCCATGCAGCATTAcgacttttaaaagaaaattaccGGGTGACGATAGTGGTAATTTCTTATTCTGAAGTTGTGATTAGATCCTTTGACAGTCATTCTTGAATGACTCTTTTCAATACTTTTAACTTCACATAATCGACTTATGAGCATGAAAATGTGTGAATGAGACACTTCATAAGAGAAATGCTTTATCAATTTGACAGGACAACCTTTCACGAGGAAATATAGGAGCTGTAAGGATTCTGCAAGAATTATTTCCTGAACCAGGGAGGCTTCAGTTTATATATGCCGACTTGGGGGATGCAAAAGTGGTAAACTGCAGCTGTTCTGAAACTACCTtctttattgttattgttttttgGCATTCACTTATACCCATAACCGAAATGAGCAGGTCCACCAGATATTCTCCCAGAATGCTTTTGATGCTGTGATGCATTTTGCAGCTGTAGCATATGTCGGAGAGAGCACCCTCGATCCTCTTAAGTAAGTATTGTTGATCTTTCTATAAAGCTTTCCATTACAACATGTAATTGGAGAGTTAAcactcaaataaataaataaatgtaaattAGTGTTTCACTTGTTGCATTGTGTAAGGAATAGAAAACTTAATCTTTTACAGGTTAAGCCAAAGCATCAAGTATGTACAGATATTGCATCTCTATCAAAGCTGGTTGTGCGTCTAGTGTATCACTGATGTAGCATTACATTTTCCTGCCTTGATTGATTTTTACTCTAAATACAAGCAAATTAAGGCTAGTATTACTATTTTGAATCAAGGTGCATTTTACATGACTTTTTATCGGAAAAGTGCAATTTGTTTTAGGGGGCTTggaatttttatcatttttgttgAACTTGTTTGGATTAAATATTTCTAACTGAAGGATCTAGCATGTCTCATTAATGAGTAAATTTAGTGTAATTTCCATGTCGTGATACTGTATAAAGTTAAATATGCCTCCGTAATTTGGTTCTTTGCCTTTGTCCTCCGAAACTCATATTTCATGAGCTGCTGCATGTTCCAATCAGGTACTATCACAACATTACTTCAAATACGCTCACTGTCTTAGAAGCTATGTCAGCTCATGGAGTCCCCACATTGATTTACTCTAGTACATGTGCGACATATGGAGAGCCTGAAAAGATGCCTATTACTGAAGAAACTCCACAGGTGAGTGTTTTAAAGTCTGTATTTACTTTTAGTACGCTAGAACCGTATGATTGCCTCTCTTATGTCAATGGTAAGCAACAACTGAGAGTTTTTTGTCAAATTGCAGCTCCCTATTAATCCATATGGAAAAGCGAAGAAAATGGCAGAGGATATTATTTTGGATTTCCATAAGAACTCAAACATGGCTGTCATgattttgaggtaggtgattgATATATCTTGCTAATATACCCTTTCCCTTTGATCGATGGTTGAAACCTGAGTCATAACTATTGGTTGACTTGCTATGTCTAGCACAATTAGCATGGGTTAAATTAATGCTAAATTGTTTTCTGAAAATTCAGGTACTTCAATGTGATTGGATCTGATCCAGAGGGAAGACTAGGAGAAGCTCCCCGGCCTGAACTTCGTGAACATGGGCGAATTTCTGGTGCTTGTTATGATGCAGCTCGTGGAATCATACCTGATCTTAAGGTCAGCCAATAATAGCTATCTCTGTACTCGATGTGTTTGCTATTTATCATCTATGTACTCATGATCGTTGAATTGTCTGAAGTCGCTTCATGCATTGAGCATTTCTAATATCTACCAGAAATTATGTGGCTCTTATGAGTGAAATTCATACAAATAAAGTTTACTGGCTACTCTATTCTGATTCCCAGTTGCCATTGTCACTCTTAATAACAAGCAAAAGACAAATATTCAGCTGTTCTATCAGCAATTCTGTTAATATGGGCTAGGGGAAACTGAATGTGTCAATGATAACATGAATAGTCATAATCTGCCCTCACCTCTGAGAGACTTTGTTTTGTCATGCAGGTTAGAGGAACAGACTATAAGACTACAGATGGTACATGCATTAGGGATTATATAGATGTCACTGATCTGGTTGATGCTCATGTGAAAGCTCTTGAAAAGTCTAGTCCCGGGAAGGTGGGAATCTACAACGTTGGAACCGGAAGAGGTAAGGCATTCCTTCTTGTGTCATCATATTCAGTTTCTCACTTTGAGTCTAGTTCTCACTCCATTCTTTTCGTCTACCGAGAACAGGTAGATCAGTGAAGGAATTTGTGGATGCTTGCAAGGCAGCCACTGGAGTTCCTATCAAAGTTGACTTCCTTCCTCGTCGACCTGGTGATTATGCAGAAGTCTTTAGTGATCCTACGAAGATAAAACTTGAACTGAACTGGACAGCCAAACACACCGATCTTCAAGAGAGTTTGCAGGTCGCATGGAGATGGCAGAAATCACACCTTAATGGTTATGGTTCATCTCTGGTCAAGTCTTCGTAATTCATTGACAACTTATCATTGTGGAAGATTGACATGAACCCCATCACACAGCTTAACATTGTCGTGGATTTTTTAGTGTCACCAGAGTAGGTTTTTGGAAGCTAAAGAGGGTCTATATTTTTTCGTTCATCTAGATTGAATACATAACAGAGTTTTGTGTATTAGTCAGCCTATTTATCCAGTCATTTATGATGTGTATCTTAGTCTAGTAAAACAGATATTTAGATCAATAATAGTTCTGGGCCAGGTATAGATTCTTCCCTCATCTGTGCTCATTTGAATTTGTTGCGTGTTTTATTCTTTTGTTTGTGTATGTATATAGAAAACTGGGTGTTATAGTTGCCTCCACTTTTGGAGAAATGAAAGCTGCTTCAACCATATCAGTGATAAATTCTGTAAATTTGATAATCTTCAACTATTTGAGTTGTATGGACTAGACTCCAGTCCAACATCCAGCTTGAAATCAATTTTGGCAGGTTAATTCTTTCAGATAAGTTCTTGCTGAACTAtacaatcaaatataattataCTGATTAAAGAATAGTTGGTTATGAACATGACTCAACTCTTAACAAATAGAGCACTTGTTCAAGAACAGATGATACAGTATCTGAcgattttttcttcatttgggGTGTAGCAAAGTTAACAAACTAGAGCTGTTTCACTGTGAACTCTATCTAGTTTTCTCGATCGAGTTCTCAAAAATTCTTTACAAGAAGCCATCAGATTGTTGAGTATTCTGCTGTCATTTCTGGCAACAACCCGGCTCACCTCTTGTAGCAATCTGAAAAGAGTACCATCTGATAATCGATCAGAATTTTCCACGAAAAGCTTCATCCAAAACTTGGCAGAAAATGTGTGAGACTCAGCAGGAGGATAATCAGTAACACAAGCCAGGGCAGCAGCAATGTTCCCTCTTTCCAGCTGCACGCGGAACATTTCTTTGACTAGTGGCACTGGTGGAACCCGATCAGCCCGAGCCAAGTCCTTCCATGTAGCTTCCAATAATTCCACCTGAAAAGGTCCGTGTAGAATAGTCATAATTCTTACCTATGATCAGCTAAAGAAATGAAAGTGGGATATTGTCAGAGTAAAACCAAAACAACCTTAGATTCACTTAATACTGGCCAAAAGATCGATATGACAAACCAATGATACTGTCATATGATAACaggatagttttttttttccctaaaGGTGGCATTCAGACCACCAAAAGCTTAGAAAGATGGGAAGAAACTACCACCTAATGTTTTGTCTTCATAGATGTCTTTactgaccactaggccacaacGTTGTGTGCTACAGTGATGAAAGGATAGTAGTTGCACCCTTAGAATTTATTGGGAAGTTCGAGGTGTGTTCCCAGGAAACTAAAAAACCATAATATTTCTCTCCAGAACTAGGAAACGGGATGCagctgtaaaaaaaaaagagattcaaGAAGCTTCTCAAGCAATCCGCCCTCCCAACTCAATCTACCTAGGCTCTATGTTGGAGAATGGAAACCTCCTTATGTAATAGAAAGTATCTTCTCAAGCCTACGTTACCTTCTAAACTCAAACTTCCCTGTGTCCTGCACTGACAGGGAAAAGAGAGTGCCAGCCACCACTTcctctctctatttttttaattcctaGCAATAGGTAGACAATCACTGAAGGTACTGGATTTATGAGCTGATAATTCTCAGACCATTGGCTTGTCATAGTACCTGGCATCAAATGGATATAATACGCACCAACTGAAAATGATAAATTGAAAACAATTTGAACTCCACGTTTGCCACCCTGGTAATCAGAAGAATCCCCATTGTGTCTACTGGTTTCTCATTTCAGTAAGAAATTTGTTGGAAACAAGTAAAGACAGCATTTTCCATGCCAGAACATCCTCTTAATTCCTTAAgccaacaaaaataattctgAGTGCAGACGATCATGCTCTTATCTTCACTTCCACAATACCAATTAGGTCGGTGAAGAACTACCCAACTAATCAGTTATACTTCACCAAGTACATGAGCAAACAAATACACTCATAGTTCTCACAGAAGGAAAACAAAAACATCCGGAAGTATTATATGAGCAAGAAACACTTGGCTAAAGGATGAAACTAATTAAAGAAGCTTCTTTTAATCTTCGAGCTTCTTCTCTTTGCTGTAACAATTCTAGGTGTGTTGATCTCTATTATTACCCAGAATCATCAATACATTTTATAGCAAAAACTGAAACAATAATTTTCTTACACAGACTATAAAGAACTCAAGTTAGTTTTTATAATGTAGAAAGAAGAGACTTAGTTTTAGGTCAATAGAATGGCAGAGAGTATTATTGTACTTAAATTTTGTGCACAAGTTTCTTTGACACATAAGTTAGATGGTTTTATTATTTATCATCATTAGCTATCTAACCATATCCTCCCCCACCCCTGCCTTTTGCATTAACAATTACATCCATAACAAGTACCCAGAGATATTTATTTGAAGATGGGCAATTTAGACAGACAGAACTATCTGCCTTTATTATTCATTCCCAAATCAATATCCACTATGATATAGACGGAAAGTTGGGGGTGGGtcagttttcaaatattttctctaaagAAAAGCTAGTTATATTTCAACAAAACAGAAAGTTGTACAATAATTTGACAGTCTACACCATGATCAGCTAAATAAAATTTCACAGGGGAATTTCCTAGGAATGACAGCCAAAGAACATGAAAGGCGAGAGTGCACATAGGAGAACTGAATACTGGGTTGACAAAGTGTACCTTTCCATCCCTGCAGGAGTCAAGTACTATCTGAATGTGACGCTTTGCATTGAAGTGGTATCCATATTTCAGCATATGTGAGTAGGCAAACTTGAGATCATCCCATTTCTTTCCAGCAGCACATGCATCCAACATCAAGTTGAATGTGTAGACATCTGGGAAAACCTTATCCTTACCATCCAATTTACTGCTAATAGAGTTACAATTATCCAATAACTTGAAAAACATTTGCTTTGCTTCTTCAAACATCCCACTATCTAGATAACCTTTTAGCATTATATTGTAAGTTATCAAATTTGGGGAGCAAAACTGGTGCATGTGGTTGAAGATGTATGCTCCACTCTGAATGTCACCAGAATCCAGACAGGCTTGAATTAGACCAGTGTAAGTCACCACTAGAGGCTTGGTAGCAACTTTGCATATCTTTCCCATCTGTTCCGCAGTAGAAGATGGACCCAAAAATAGAAGGAGCATTAGTATTTAACTGAAAGGTCAGAATTAATCAAGTCATGTAAGTATAAATAAGTTATCTGTTCTTTGAGTACATCTAAGCAAGATTAGTCATGTATGTACCAATACATGATCTTCTTGAGAATACATCTTCCTTGTTCTGAAATAAAACCAATAAACTCATTGCTGTATCGTGGAAGAAAGTAAAGGACCTACAAGAACTTTCATTTGGTATTATGGCCTAAATTCTTTGCTCCTTAATAATCAATCAAAACCTCTTATTCGATGACTGAGGGCATTTCAACAGTCCCATATTTAACAATGCCGTAAAGGTAATGGATATCGTAATGGATCTACAGGAGACAATCCAAAACAAATCCTGCTTTCCAAATATGGGATGCTCAAAAGGCCAGGTAAAATGGGATTGACTAATCAGTTTCATGGATGACAAAACCAACGAGAGTTTCATGTGCTACAGGATCATGGAACCTAGAGAACTAATACCAGTTATTTGAACTGCACAACAAGGTCCTGAATATCACTCAGTTGAAAATGAtgtaacaatttaatttaattcacTTGAAAAAGTATGAGACGAAGTTTTATTCCATCACAGTTATTGGTTGTTATCACGGATgaatttaaaacttagaattattagaaaaatggTAAACAAGGAGTCCACTTTCTGGACACTAACTTGATATATCAGATTTGACTTAATGCTTTAAAAGTCGTAGGATCTCCTAGTACACAGATGAAATTCTTGATGAACAAAAAGAGCACTAACCTCTTCAGCAAACTAAGAGTGAAGTAACAAATCAGACAATACAAAATACATGAGAAAATCTCAGAGAAGCAGTgcttagaattttgaattatatGAGGATTGAGTACAAGCTTAGGTTTCTTGTGGGTGTCTTTGCAGTCCTACAGATAGCTTATGATTATTTGTTTGCAGTTCATATAAAGAATAATAGTAGTGAATTTGCATTCACGTACTTATGTTCTTTTTTATCAGGACATTCACGTACTTATGTATGCTACCTTTGTAATCAATTGCATTTTGCTTCTAATGTTATATAGTCAGAAacataatgaaatattttgatgaagGAACAACAACTTTATTGAAACGTGATGATGTCCTTTCATTTGATGTCTAAAAGTGTATATGAATATTCAAGATAAATCATTGGGCCCGGAAACAGAATGGCATAATAGAATAAGATCAATGGAAGCTAATTACAAGAAACGTACTTGCATCAGCGCCTCTTCACACCTCCCTGCACTACAAAGGCAACGAGCAAGGTCATAATACAAACTGGCAGTGCCCACGATTCCTCGTCGCTCCATGTCTTCTACAGCTAGTAAGGCCTCGTCTGTTTTCCCTTCCTTCCAAAGAGTACTGACAATAACTACATGCATCAAAGACAACTTCATTCAGCAAAAATCTTTTGCAGCATGTCAATTAAGCACATATTTCTGCATTACCTTTATAGGTCAAAGCATTGGGAACACATGACTTCtgcattttcttgaaaaagtcATGGACCAAATTGTATTTGCCACATTCGAACATAACCTGAATGAACACTTCAGTTTAGCTACTGGTATAATCAAACATATTTCCATAACTAACATGTTCTAGGCAAGCACTAAAGTCCGCATAGAGGGATCCCTTACCCCATCCCAACCCAAAAGTATTTAAAAAGGGAAGTAAGAGAAGAAACAGTCTTTTCACAACAATAGCAGAAATGAGTAAAGGGCCAATCAGCTAGATTGCTATGCTATAAGATTctctctccttttcttttttttcctctgTTCAAATATGCAATATGCTGCAGGTTCTTCATTCTTCTCTCATTTATAgcttaaatattaaaataaaatttaaagcaCAAAAGCTGCATATCATGAAAAATTCATCAGAAGTAAGTAGGATACACTATTAACCACAGTTTTCCAAAATATAATCAATATTAAATTGATCAATAGTAATCTTTTTCCAAATTGAAGTCAATTTGTAGTTGGACATTTACATGTGTAGAGGTCTTTCGACATACTTCATGAAAAATTGCTCTTCTAATTTCCTTGGCAAGTGTATATCCTAGAAGCTTCAAGATCTTCGGCTTGCTTTTGGAGCTTAAGGGACTTGgctattaatattattatgacATATATGTGTAAGATGACTCTTATTCCTTGAGTTAAGAGAAGACCACAGTGCAAAGGGAAAAAATAGATAAGGATCTTCTGATGTTATGGATAtatatctcttctttttttttggatgaggtGTTATGGATATGTATCTCTTATAAGCTCTCTGCTATACCAACTATACCAAACACATTATGTCATCTTGTACTTAATCTTCTCATTTTTCCTTTGATGAAGATGGGAATCACATCATAAGAGGAAAAATGTAGCAATGTAATTTCCCATCTCAAGGCCAGCATGTACCAATTAATGCTAGATCTTAATGGTTATACAAAACATGAGATGCCAGTTCATGCAAGAATTTGCCAACAAATGTCAGGAAACCTCCCATGGGAGCTAAGCTGCTTAAAGCTAATTAGGGTGGAAGTGACTCCTTGTGAAGagagaaaatacaaaaagaccCAATGATTTAATAGCCTTCTAAACTGTCACCCCACACTAAAGTCTAAACACctacagaaaaagaaaaaaaaagacaactACCTCCATGACTAATCCATATGTTGTTATTGAGGGCTGCTCGTTCCGGAGCTTTAGCTGTTGCAGTACCCAAAAGGCACCCTCCCAGCTTTTACGGCGAACACATGCATTTAGCACCTACAAGCAAAGAACAAAATTGTTCTCATAAATCTGTCATCTCATTTgaaccaaataaaaatatagtgaCACCTACAAGCAAAGAGCAAAATCATTCTCATGAAGTTAGCATTTGAACCAAATTGAAATTTACTGACTTCCAGCAGAAAATAATTGCACCACGTTTTAGCATCAAGAACAAATATTACACAAGAACTTCAACCAAGACTGAATCACAAATCATTAGGAAGGGCTCCACATAGTTGGATGTACCCTTATGATTGTCTCTTCTCCTTTCCTTatcatatgtatttatttacttGAAGAGTTTATAGCTCAGAAACAAACTCTGTAAAGGAGACATATTTTAGCAAAACAAGTTCAGCTTCCAGGGAGCAATAGCACTGAGTTAAAATGATTGCTTCAAATTTTGAGACATAGCTTCCATAGGAAAGTAGAGATGCATAGATTACTGAATATAGTGTTAATTAAAAGGGGGAATCACTGATGCATTAACCATTTAGCTATAGATCGTCAGTACGATTTTCCAGATATAGCAACGATAAATTACCAATGCCAAACTGAACTTTTTTTCCGTTTGCCTTCTAATTCTGCTTTGTTTTTCTTGTGTCTATCTCGATTATCTTTTCCTTAAATAGGGAAGATGCTAAGCTCTCATTCTTTACTGAACAGAAGAAGTTCCCAGCATGATGGTGAAACAACATCACTCTCTTATGCCAAATGATAAAGCAGTCAGAGCCACAAGTGCATTTAACTAAGAACAATCCCAAAATATTGGCCCTTCTTGCGTACCCTTCAATTACTTACAGAGTTATAGACGACAACATCTGGCTCAAGTCGTGGATCAAACTTCTCAATAATATTAGTCTTGAACTTCTTTTTGGGTGGTGATCGCATGGTATCGATGACGTCAAATAGTTCCTTCATATGTCCTGCTTGTCCAAGAGTGACAGCAATACAACGGTAAGCTACAAGGTCCGGATACGATGTTATGTGCTCCTACGGAAATGAGTCGAGGTTGGATGTATTAGTTACATATCACACAAGCTATCTATCTCAATAGGACACAAGATATTGATTAAAGGAGAGATCAAGTCATGGAAATAAAGTTTATAGGTGTTACCTGCATTGCATTAAACAAGTTTAGTGCTTCCACTGGCCTCTTTGCCTTTCCCAGTGCATCCAGTGCAGCCGTGTAAATATATCTTGCAAAAGAATTCAATCCAAGGGTCCATCAGCATCAATTTCCCATTAAAGACTTTGATCCTAGACCAACCAGAAAAAAATGTAGGAAGGATGTGCCACcgaaaatataattcaatacTTGGAACAATTTCAGAATAACATTTTTAGAAGGTTCATAAAGGAAAAATTAGAAGATCGGGTAGATTCTTTTGAGAGTTTCATGTAAAATGCTTTCCTAGGACACATTTAAAGGAAGTAAAAGATCCATGAGAATGATCACCGCTGCAGATATAGATAGTAAATCAAGCATAccacaacaaaaacaaaagcaCCGACAAACGTAAGAAATGAAGCACTGTTATTTCACCTCTCACATATCTGAAAGTAATTATGATAACATCATACATAGCTAACTGTAACATAAGCATCAGCACCACATCTAAATCAATCA
The Solanum stenotomum isolate F172 chromosome 12, ASM1918654v1, whole genome shotgun sequence DNA segment above includes these coding regions:
- the LOC125846601 gene encoding UDP-arabinose 4-epimerase 1-like; protein product: MLGLGRTRAQTRSSRSMSLGGMDYADPKKKSNFVGKILMAAVLTALCILMLKQSPTFNTPSAFSRHQPGVIHVLVTGGAGYIGSHAALRLLKENYRVTIVDNLSRGNIGAVRILQELFPEPGRLQFIYADLGDAKVVHQIFSQNAFDAVMHFAAVAYVGESTLDPLKYYHNITSNTLTVLEAMSAHGVPTLIYSSTCATYGEPEKMPITEETPQLPINPYGKAKKMAEDIILDFHKNSNMAVMILRYFNVIGSDPEGRLGEAPRPELREHGRISGACYDAARGIIPDLKVRGTDYKTTDGTCIRDYIDVTDLVDAHVKALEKSSPGKVGIYNVGTGRGRSVKEFVDACKAATGVPIKVDFLPRRPGDYAEVFSDPTKIKLELNWTAKHTDLQESLQVAWRWQKSHLNGYGSSLVKSS
- the LOC125846600 gene encoding pentatricopeptide repeat-containing protein At1g30610, chloroplastic, coding for MVAIILTEALFGASVCTDFNGVFGSNYLRCPCFSSVFSISETPTLEISLGKKRVKNQKRNAGSVVVSCGLDNVINREELEFKPSFDEYLKAMESVKEKKQRDSVRRKKSEEKGKFVKSEKEKCVESSDFVELNEKYEGVGVVKESGGGGKLEFRKVENQKRQSISKDKNVDEMVSMEREAFKTMDGDVYDKPRVTKAEMEERIQKLAKCLNGADIDMPEWMFSQMMRSAQIKFSDHSILRIIQILGRLGNWRRVLQVIEWLRSRERFKSHKLRYIYTAALDALGKAKRPVEALNLFNAMQEHITSYPDLVAYRCIAVTLGQAGHMKELFDVIDTMRSPPKKKFKTNIIEKFDPRLEPDVVVYNSVLNACVRRKSWEGAFWVLQQLKLRNEQPSITTYGLVMEVMFECGKYNLVHDFFKKMQKSCVPNALTYKVIVSTLWKEGKTDEALLAVEDMERRGIVGTASLYYDLARCLCSAGRCEEALMQMGKICKVATKPLVVTYTGLIQACLDSGDIQSGAYIFNHMHQFCSPNLITYNIMLKGYLDSGMFEEAKQMFFKLLDNCNSISSKLDGKDKVFPDVYTFNLMLDACAAGKKWDDLKFAYSHMLKYGYHFNAKRHIQIVLDSCRDGKVELLEATWKDLARADRVPPVPLVKEMFRVQLERGNIAAALACVTDYPPAESHTFSAKFWMKLFVENSDRLSDGTLFRLLQEVSRVVARNDSRILNNLMASCKEFLRTRSRKLDRVHSETALVC